A single Methanospirillum lacunae DNA region contains:
- a CDS encoding winged helix-turn-helix transcriptional regulator translates to MEEICTVNMTVKYLTKKWTLLIILELYKGENYTRRFSELKESLSDITPKILSERLKELEEEGIIIKNVDASAFPVRCEYTLTKSGLDLIEIIRAIKRWALIWKIDNIPCGNQDCRDCVL, encoded by the coding sequence GTGGAAGAGATCTGCACTGTCAACATGACGGTAAAATATTTAACAAAAAAATGGACCCTCTTAATTATCCTGGAGCTCTATAAGGGAGAAAATTATACTCGCCGGTTTTCAGAGCTGAAAGAGTCACTGAGTGACATTACCCCGAAAATCCTTTCTGAAAGACTTAAAGAACTTGAAGAAGAAGGAATAATTATCAAGAATGTGGATGCCTCTGCATTCCCTGTCAGATGTGAGTACACTCTCACAAAAAGTGGTCTGGATCTCATCGAGATAATCAGGGCGATAAAGAGATGGGCTCTTATCTGGAAGATTGATAATATTCCCTGTGGGAACCAGGATTGCAGGGATTGTGTACTATAA
- the ruvA gene encoding Holliday junction branch migration protein RuvA, producing MIARLRGPVVDVGDDYIIIEAAGVGYRVRVPETSVAALRGSKEAVIHTEMVVRQDAILLYGFQTTAELKVFRMLTSVSRVGPQLATAILSRLRPDQVAGAVLAGDSRLLATVPGVGKTGAERIVLELKKKAAVLAADLGTFGQEGGNNAQADAVLGLMALGYGQGEAAAAVGKIDPSTHDGTPAGIIREALRILKDKGEKNE from the coding sequence ATGATAGCACGGCTCAGGGGACCCGTTGTTGATGTAGGCGATGATTACATTATCATTGAGGCAGCAGGGGTCGGGTATCGCGTACGGGTTCCCGAGACTTCAGTTGCAGCATTGAGAGGATCAAAGGAAGCGGTGATTCATACCGAGATGGTGGTCAGGCAGGATGCAATTCTGCTATACGGATTCCAGACCACTGCAGAATTAAAAGTGTTCAGGATGCTGACATCAGTCTCCCGGGTAGGTCCCCAACTTGCAACCGCTATCCTTTCAAGACTCAGGCCAGACCAGGTTGCAGGGGCAGTTCTGGCTGGAGATTCACGACTGTTAGCAACTGTTCCCGGGGTAGGAAAAACAGGAGCTGAACGGATTGTGCTTGAACTTAAAAAGAAAGCAGCAGTTCTTGCAGCAGATCTGGGAACTTTTGGACAGGAAGGAGGGAACAATGCACAGGCAGATGCAGTGCTAGGGCTTATGGCACTTGGATATGGTCAGGGTGAGGCTGCGGCTGCCGTTGGAAAAATTGATCCATCCACTCATGATGGAACTCCAGCAGGAATAATCAGGGAAGCTCTTAGGATCCTGAAAGACAAGGGAGAGAAGAATGAGTGA
- the ruvC gene encoding crossover junction endodeoxyribonuclease RuvC, which yields MLDKTFRQHETNEQSENHMVTVLGIDPGYATVGYGIISDDRRTPGADEWGCVKTSKSDGEPPKRLGLIYKGITNLIERYNPESMAIERLFFARNTTSALQVSEARGVILLAAVHHEIPVTEYTPNQVKVAITGSGSADKKQMQEMITRLLRLPEIPRPDDAADGLSLALCHINCSRGRR from the coding sequence ATGCTGGATAAAACCTTCAGGCAGCACGAAACAAATGAACAGAGTGAAAATCATATGGTGACTGTCCTGGGTATCGATCCCGGGTATGCAACAGTGGGATATGGAATTATATCTGATGATAGGCGGACACCTGGTGCTGATGAATGGGGATGTGTTAAGACCAGTAAATCAGATGGAGAACCACCAAAACGACTTGGACTCATCTACAAAGGAATAACCAACCTGATCGAACGGTATAACCCTGAAAGTATGGCGATTGAACGCCTCTTTTTTGCCAGGAATACAACCAGTGCCCTTCAGGTGAGTGAAGCACGGGGAGTTATCCTCCTTGCTGCAGTGCATCACGAAATTCCGGTAACCGAGTATACGCCGAACCAGGTGAAAGTCGCAATAACCGGATCAGGATCCGCTGATAAAAAACAAATGCAGGAGATGATCACAAGACTGCTTCGACTTCCTGAGATTCCACGACCTGACGATGCTGCAGATGGTCTGTCACTTGCACTCTGCCATATCAACTGTTCCCGGGGTCGTCGATGA
- a CDS encoding CAP domain-containing protein, translated as MADSSISNNTTVLNSSPGTAHAELLSTADLEILASITPREAEMGSPFSAAIVVANPGPAAADQIKIDYYLIQNVSDAKPIWIHQKTTEEIPAFYRDQVPFTVDLPGGINPGEYYLMSTISTSTVDRNLSNNQYVSTAPIEVKRSVQPSQSDLPDLVVTLDNASPTEIAPDYPLTINYTVSNIGKGSAGTFRLGFYLSKDSDVDPSDQKLWDVIFYQAYPGMKEPGISTNLIPHDIEPGEYYLGAVIDFTHMVTEADEEKNSAVFDTPITITAQKPPVDKAFLEKVAGYIAEKTNKYREYRGLSTLNYDPALASIAQSHSTDMAARNYFAHETPEGITPTGRATEAKYDTTKRLSDGSNRSGIAENIVKIAKGNIVGKGYSGFVDPSDPQQVADVMMIEWINSPDHNENLINRGIDRIGVGVAYDGEFFYATQDFF; from the coding sequence ATGGCAGATTCCTCTATAAGTAATAACACGACGGTTCTGAACAGCTCTCCCGGAACTGCTCATGCTGAACTTTTAAGCACTGCTGATCTTGAAATTCTTGCCAGCATCACCCCAAGAGAGGCAGAGATGGGATCACCATTTTCAGCAGCAATTGTTGTAGCAAACCCCGGACCTGCAGCTGCTGATCAGATAAAAATAGATTATTACCTAATTCAGAATGTTTCTGATGCTAAGCCAATCTGGATTCACCAAAAGACGACAGAAGAGATTCCCGCTTTTTATAGAGATCAAGTACCATTCACTGTTGATCTGCCAGGTGGAATTAATCCGGGAGAATACTATCTGATGTCAACCATCTCAACCTCAACAGTTGACAGAAACCTGAGCAATAATCAATATGTATCAACAGCTCCAATCGAAGTAAAACGGTCAGTTCAGCCCTCACAATCAGATCTTCCGGATCTTGTGGTCACTCTCGATAATGCCTCTCCAACCGAGATTGCACCTGATTATCCCCTTACCATCAATTACACAGTCTCCAATATCGGAAAGGGAAGTGCAGGTACATTTCGTCTCGGATTCTATCTCTCCAAGGATTCGGATGTAGATCCATCAGATCAGAAACTCTGGGATGTTATCTTTTATCAGGCATACCCGGGGATGAAGGAACCCGGTATCAGTACAAACCTGATTCCTCACGACATCGAACCTGGTGAATACTATCTGGGTGCTGTCATCGACTTCACCCATATGGTAACCGAAGCAGATGAGGAAAAAAATTCTGCAGTATTTGATACTCCTATTACAATCACAGCACAAAAACCACCTGTAGACAAAGCATTTCTGGAAAAAGTGGCAGGCTACATCGCAGAAAAGACAAATAAATATCGGGAATACAGAGGACTATCAACTCTGAATTATGATCCAGCCCTGGCATCCATTGCACAGTCACATAGTACTGATATGGCTGCAAGAAATTATTTTGCACACGAAACCCCTGAGGGAATAACTCCAACCGGTCGGGCAACAGAGGCAAAGTACGATACCACTAAACGGCTTTCTGATGGGAGTAACAGGTCAGGTATTGCAGAGAACATCGTCAAGATAGCCAAGGGAAATATTGTTGGGAAAGGGTACTCAGGTTTTGTTGACCCAAGCGATCCACAACAGGTTGCCGATGTGATGATGATCGAGTGGATAAACAGCCCAGACCATAATGAAAACCTGATTAATCGCGGAATAGATCGGATAGGTGTGGGCGTTGCATATGATGGAGAGTTCTTCTATGCAACCCAGGATTTCTTTTAA
- a CDS encoding serine/threonine protein kinase: protein MIQKTILFLFILLLFAGASVHGDNIGDPINPGMDQHILTGILDGKSAPIVILQKTSDQPYPNQSKIISAEIILTPPYKNGSEDPRPFVPSWEERNNPEPSSYQSLLISPLLQMLLSIGISLVILILVTAAGLRIGASYQYESCEKTRKWIGIGQVACTLLIVIAVWWIFTSQNNNARTDPYFLSTLYAFLGVQVYLAVSSLIQAISIFKNRPIPPVYHIHILFVFIAISLILMSRVPFFPPLPTSILAISIFFLPGAVLSLMTSQIIRRTTDIGGFDPSLTLTRNQSIIHTEITSSFPEALRMRYQDVSIIGSGGVAVVYRAVRVRDGKLVALKIPFSPDETSGKTFLNEMAVWRELHHPCIVAIYDQNIFPIPYVEMEYMSRSLRDVTYPVAPDRAISIIGDIASALLYAHGKGVIHRDIKPGNVLLTGEGRAKLADWGLSRSLHRAEDTKNTSFSLFYATPEQLAPDMYGSGDQRTDIYQLGVLLYELLCGEPPYVKPGIGEIFIAIQKNQFRLPSECNESLSRFDPLIKKSLKADPAERFASIEEFIACLEITNNNGR, encoded by the coding sequence ATGATACAAAAAACAATACTATTCCTGTTTATACTTCTTCTGTTTGCAGGGGCATCTGTACATGGGGATAATATCGGAGATCCTATAAATCCTGGGATGGATCAGCATATTCTGACAGGGATCCTCGATGGAAAATCTGCCCCTATTGTAATACTTCAGAAAACATCTGATCAGCCTTACCCAAATCAAAGTAAAATAATATCGGCAGAGATAATCCTCACCCCTCCATATAAAAATGGGTCCGAAGATCCAAGGCCGTTTGTCCCATCCTGGGAAGAAAGAAATAACCCTGAACCTTCATCATACCAATCCCTTCTTATCTCTCCACTCCTACAGATGCTACTCTCTATAGGAATCTCGTTGGTTATTCTGATACTTGTCACTGCTGCAGGTCTAAGAATAGGTGCATCATATCAATATGAATCATGTGAAAAAACAAGGAAGTGGATAGGAATTGGACAGGTGGCCTGTACCCTGCTTATCGTCATAGCTGTCTGGTGGATATTTACTAGCCAGAATAATAATGCCAGAACTGACCCCTACTTCCTCTCGACCTTATACGCATTTCTTGGTGTTCAGGTTTATCTTGCTGTTTCATCACTTATCCAGGCAATATCGATATTTAAAAACAGGCCAATTCCCCCAGTATATCACATCCATATTCTCTTTGTCTTCATTGCAATCAGTTTGATCTTGATGTCAAGAGTTCCTTTCTTCCCTCCCCTTCCAACAAGCATCCTCGCTATCTCGATCTTTTTCTTACCTGGAGCTGTCCTTTCTCTTATGACAAGCCAGATCATCAGACGTACTACAGACATAGGTGGTTTTGATCCAAGCCTGACATTGACAAGAAATCAGTCGATCATTCATACGGAGATCACTTCCTCATTTCCAGAGGCTCTGAGGATGCGGTACCAGGACGTAAGTATCATTGGCAGCGGCGGAGTGGCAGTTGTCTATCGGGCTGTCAGAGTGAGAGACGGAAAACTGGTTGCACTGAAGATTCCATTCTCTCCAGATGAGACGAGTGGTAAAACGTTCCTGAACGAAATGGCAGTCTGGCGTGAACTCCATCACCCCTGTATTGTTGCAATCTATGATCAGAACATCTTCCCAATTCCTTATGTAGAGATGGAATACATGAGCAGATCACTCCGGGATGTCACATACCCGGTTGCTCCTGACCGGGCAATCTCAATTATTGGAGATATTGCTTCAGCTCTTTTGTATGCACATGGGAAGGGAGTTATTCACCGTGATATAAAGCCTGGTAACGTACTTCTGACGGGAGAAGGAAGAGCAAAACTCGCAGACTGGGGTCTCTCAAGGTCGCTCCATCGAGCAGAAGATACAAAAAATACTAGTTTTTCCCTCTTTTACGCAACTCCGGAACAGTTAGCTCCAGACATGTATGGAAGTGGAGATCAGCGGACTGATATCTACCAGCTCGGAGTCCTCTTGTACGAACTGCTCTGTGGAGAACCACCATATGTAAAACCAGGTATCGGAGAGATCTTCATTGCAATTCAGAAGAACCAGTTCCGATTGCCATCTGAATGTAATGAATCACTAAGTCGGTTTGATCCACTGATAAAAAAGTCACTCAAAGCAGATCCAGCAGAAAGGTTTGCATCAATCGAAGAATTTATCGCATGCCTTGAAATCACGAACAATAATGGGAGATAG
- a CDS encoding FHA domain-containing protein encodes MTNNTIQAKRDPEYLIEMSEYLNALANPTRLQILAALEVKPLELKEITTITKTSYENIRKHLDKLVLAGLVRKDAGMSSETMTGVHPVWKYSLAPGGMEAIITNLSMFSKVPLTITHTELADQLKTVRGELADQFGQKSPGLYLTTGPEEKNIYPLEGEKTAIGRIDPVDPASSQPNSSRIVLSSEYRSVSRVSRPHCIIWHTDKWEIEDYGSTSGTFVNTEPIPPRTRHEIRDGDIIILGTGNFSARFLFLNDTTL; translated from the coding sequence ATGACAAACAATACAATTCAGGCAAAAAGAGATCCCGAGTACTTAATCGAGATGTCTGAGTATCTCAATGCGCTGGCAAACCCAACCCGGCTCCAGATCCTCGCTGCATTAGAGGTAAAACCACTGGAACTTAAAGAGATCACAACCATCACCAAGACCAGCTATGAAAATATTAGAAAACACCTGGACAAACTGGTGCTGGCAGGACTTGTTAGAAAAGATGCTGGAATGAGTTCAGAGACCATGACAGGTGTGCATCCGGTGTGGAAATACTCACTTGCACCTGGAGGAATGGAAGCAATCATCACCAATCTCTCCATGTTCTCAAAGGTCCCTCTCACTATCACTCATACCGAACTCGCAGATCAACTCAAAACAGTCAGAGGGGAACTTGCAGATCAATTCGGGCAAAAATCACCAGGCCTATATCTCACCACTGGTCCTGAAGAAAAGAACATCTATCCCCTTGAGGGAGAAAAAACAGCAATCGGCAGAATTGATCCGGTAGATCCTGCTTCTTCACAGCCAAATTCATCACGTATTGTTCTCTCTTCTGAGTACAGGTCAGTCTCACGGGTGAGCAGACCACATTGTATTATCTGGCATACAGATAAATGGGAGATTGAAGACTATGGTAGTACTTCAGGGACATTTGTAAACACAGAACCAATACCTCCAAGAACTCGACATGAGATCCGTGATGGTGATATTATCATTCTGGGAACTGGGAATTTCTCTGCACGGTTTCTTTTCCTAAACGACACAACATTGTAG
- the ruvB gene encoding Holliday junction branch migration DNA helicase RuvB — MSEPVLEPTVKEEDREERSVRPSLLSEFIGQHQIKETLSIAMESARLRSEPLDHVLFSGPPGLGKTTLSHIIAREMGSAIETTTGPVIERPGDLAAMLTPLKQKDLLFIDEIHRLTPIVEEILYPAMEDYAIDVMIGEGPSARSIRLPLERFTLVGATTRIGLLSSPFRDRFGLILRLDLYEPSDLATIVTRSASILKIPITPEGADEIAKRSRGTPRIANRLLRRVYDYAIVRGDGSVDGPIADLALTSLGIDRLGLDDLDRRILQVIAGDFNGGPVGLKTIAISIGEETRTIEDVYEPFLIRIGFLKRTPQGRETTQAAISHLTGSGLSGRPNSSLDDYIV; from the coding sequence ATGAGTGAACCGGTCCTCGAACCTACAGTAAAGGAAGAAGACAGGGAAGAAAGATCGGTTCGCCCTTCTCTCCTATCAGAATTCATCGGACAACATCAGATAAAAGAGACCCTTTCTATCGCCATGGAGTCAGCCAGGCTTCGAAGCGAACCTCTGGATCATGTACTCTTCTCCGGGCCACCCGGCCTTGGAAAAACTACCCTTTCACATATTATTGCCAGGGAGATGGGATCAGCCATTGAGACCACAACAGGACCAGTGATTGAGAGACCTGGGGATCTTGCTGCGATGCTCACCCCCCTAAAGCAGAAGGATCTCCTCTTCATCGATGAAATACACCGACTCACTCCGATTGTTGAAGAGATCCTTTACCCTGCGATGGAGGACTATGCCATCGATGTTATGATCGGGGAAGGGCCATCTGCCCGCTCAATACGGCTCCCTCTTGAGAGGTTTACTCTCGTGGGGGCTACAACCCGGATAGGATTATTGAGTTCTCCTTTCAGGGACAGGTTTGGACTCATCCTAAGACTGGATCTCTATGAACCATCAGATCTTGCTACCATTGTAACCAGAAGTGCCTCAATCCTGAAGATCCCAATAACACCAGAAGGGGCTGATGAAATTGCAAAACGAAGCCGTGGAACTCCAAGGATAGCAAACCGTCTGCTTCGACGAGTCTATGATTATGCCATTGTCCGGGGAGACGGATCAGTGGATGGTCCAATTGCTGATCTGGCTCTTACATCGCTGGGAATAGACCGGCTTGGACTTGATGACCTGGACCGGAGGATCCTTCAGGTAATTGCAGGGGATTTTAACGGCGGTCCGGTGGGACTCAAGACAATCGCTATCTCAATCGGGGAAGAGACCCGGACGATCGAGGACGTGTATGAACCATTCCTTATCAGAATCGGGTTTTTGAAACGAACGCCACAGGGCAGGGAGACGACACAGGCTGCCATCAGTCATCTTACCGGATCTGGTCTTTCAGGAAGACCGAACTCATCACTTGACGATTATATCGTGTGA
- the ppdK gene encoding pyruvate, phosphate dikinase — MSRKWVYDFTEGDGKNKKLLGGKGANLCEMTQIDLNVPPGFVITTEACLAYLDDPERRLPEGVMEQVHANLAAVEKKTGRTFGGREKPLLVSVRSGSAISMPGMMDTILNLGLNSQTLLGLINGTGNDRFGYDAYRRFIQLFGKVALGVPEEKFDTEFEAVKQKAGVKHDVDLSTSDLTDICDRFLKVVQLFTHKPFPTDPYEQLEIAIKAVFNSWMGKRAIDYRREFKITPEQANGTAVNVVAMVFGNMGNDSATGVGFTRDPGTGENVMFGEYLVNAQGEDVVAGIRTPKPVAAMAQELPKQFNELMELRRKLEAHYKEVQDFEYTIEKGTLYCLQTRNGKMNATALVRTSVEMVKTGLIDKRQALLRINPEMLNQLLFPRLDPKNSSKPVAKGLPASPGAAIGIAVFDADRAEKLGRTGERVILVREETKPEDIHGFFASQGILTSRGGKTSHAAVVARGMGKPCVSGAEGITVDIHLKVARVGDTEFYEGDLITIDGTTGLVYLGEVPMIEAEFSPELETILSWADEVAQLQVMANADTPEDSVRALKYGAMGIGLCRTERMFNGVERLPIMVEMIIAETKEDRIAALGKLLPIQREDFKQIFEVMAPRPVTIRLLDPPIHEFLPTEKQLVDEIKELKNLRETIRGMRVLTDAAHFMNLSEIKSKIQGFTDPELVDTVIAKKETMLKKVRALHEVNPMLGHRGVRLGLTFPEIYEMQIRAVLEATAECLKAGIEVHPEIMVPQVCTAQELKRVKEWVLEIQKSVEKAYGLALKFKFGSMLEVVRACMRADNLAEEAEFFSFGTNDLTQATFSFSREDAENKFLPMYNLSNILQDNPFEVLDVKGVGRLMEQAVKWGRQVRADMKVGICGEHGGHPASIIFCHKIGLSYVSCSGPRVPIARLAAAHAVLLEKI, encoded by the coding sequence ATGAGCAGGAAATGGGTATACGACTTTACCGAAGGCGATGGGAAGAACAAGAAACTCCTCGGAGGCAAAGGTGCCAATCTCTGTGAGATGACACAGATAGACCTGAATGTCCCACCAGGTTTTGTAATCACGACCGAGGCATGTCTGGCCTATCTGGATGATCCAGAACGCAGACTCCCAGAAGGAGTGATGGAACAGGTCCATGCAAATCTGGCAGCAGTTGAGAAAAAAACAGGGAGAACCTTCGGTGGAAGAGAAAAACCACTACTGGTCTCTGTCAGGTCTGGTTCTGCAATATCCATGCCAGGTATGATGGATACCATTCTCAATCTCGGTCTCAATAGTCAGACTCTGCTTGGGCTGATCAATGGAACAGGTAATGATCGGTTTGGATATGATGCATACCGCAGGTTTATCCAGCTCTTCGGTAAAGTTGCACTTGGAGTGCCTGAGGAGAAGTTTGATACCGAGTTTGAGGCTGTCAAACAGAAAGCGGGTGTCAAGCATGATGTGGACTTGTCAACCAGTGATTTGACAGATATTTGTGACCGCTTCCTCAAGGTAGTCCAACTCTTTACTCACAAACCATTCCCAACAGACCCCTACGAACAGCTTGAGATTGCCATAAAAGCTGTCTTTAACTCCTGGATGGGGAAACGTGCGATCGATTACCGGCGGGAATTCAAGATCACACCAGAACAGGCCAATGGAACTGCAGTAAATGTAGTCGCCATGGTCTTTGGGAACATGGGTAATGACTCTGCAACAGGAGTCGGGTTTACTCGTGATCCCGGAACTGGTGAGAATGTAATGTTTGGTGAGTACCTGGTCAATGCCCAGGGAGAGGATGTTGTTGCGGGTATCAGGACACCTAAGCCGGTTGCTGCTATGGCCCAGGAACTGCCTAAACAGTTTAATGAACTGATGGAACTCCGCCGCAAACTTGAGGCTCACTACAAAGAAGTGCAGGATTTTGAGTACACCATTGAGAAAGGAACCCTCTACTGTCTGCAGACAAGAAACGGAAAGATGAATGCAACCGCTCTTGTTCGCACTTCAGTAGAAATGGTCAAGACCGGCCTTATTGATAAGCGCCAGGCTCTTCTCAGGATTAATCCTGAAATGCTCAACCAACTCCTCTTCCCCCGGCTGGATCCAAAAAATTCAAGTAAGCCAGTGGCAAAAGGACTTCCAGCTTCACCCGGTGCAGCAATCGGTATAGCCGTGTTTGATGCTGACCGGGCAGAAAAACTAGGACGGACAGGTGAGAGAGTGATCCTTGTCAGGGAAGAGACCAAGCCAGAAGATATACATGGTTTCTTTGCTTCACAGGGTATCCTCACCAGCAGGGGAGGAAAGACATCACATGCTGCAGTGGTCGCACGCGGTATGGGAAAACCCTGTGTGTCAGGCGCTGAAGGCATTACTGTTGATATTCATCTCAAGGTAGCCAGGGTCGGTGATACTGAATTCTATGAGGGCGATCTTATCACCATTGACGGAACCACCGGCCTTGTGTACCTTGGTGAAGTTCCAATGATAGAAGCCGAATTCTCGCCAGAACTTGAGACAATTCTCTCCTGGGCAGACGAAGTTGCACAGTTACAGGTCATGGCCAATGCTGACACACCCGAGGATTCAGTGAGGGCTTTGAAGTACGGGGCAATGGGTATCGGACTGTGCAGGACAGAACGGATGTTCAACGGAGTTGAGCGGCTACCGATCATGGTGGAGATGATCATTGCAGAGACCAAGGAGGACCGGATTGCAGCCCTTGGAAAACTGCTCCCTATTCAAAGAGAAGATTTCAAGCAAATTTTTGAGGTGATGGCTCCCCGTCCGGTTACCATCAGGCTATTGGACCCACCAATCCACGAATTTCTGCCTACAGAAAAACAGTTAGTGGATGAGATTAAAGAACTCAAAAACCTTCGTGAAACTATCAGGGGGATGAGAGTCCTCACGGATGCTGCTCATTTCATGAATCTTTCTGAAATAAAATCCAAGATACAGGGATTTACTGATCCAGAACTCGTTGATACAGTTATTGCCAAGAAAGAGACGATGCTCAAGAAAGTCAGGGCTCTGCACGAGGTTAACCCCATGCTTGGCCACCGGGGGGTACGGCTCGGTCTGACCTTCCCGGAGATATACGAGATGCAGATACGAGCCGTACTTGAAGCTACAGCTGAATGTCTCAAGGCAGGTATTGAGGTTCATCCGGAGATCATGGTTCCGCAGGTATGCACTGCCCAGGAACTCAAGCGGGTGAAAGAATGGGTGCTGGAGATCCAAAAGAGCGTTGAAAAGGCTTATGGACTTGCCCTCAAGTTCAAGTTTGGTTCAATGCTTGAGGTTGTACGTGCCTGTATGCGGGCTGACAACCTTGCAGAAGAGGCTGAATTTTTCTCATTTGGAACCAATGACCTCACCCAGGCAACATTCTCGTTCTCACGCGAGGATGCAGAAAACAAGTTCCTGCCCATGTATAACTTAAGTAATATCCTCCAGGATAATCCATTTGAGGTACTGGATGTCAAGGGGGTCGGCAGACTGATGGAACAGGCAGTTAAGTGGGGACGCCAGGTCAGGGCAGATATGAAAGTCGGGATATGTGGCGAGCATGGAGGTCACCCGGCTTCTATCATATTCTGTCATAAAATTGGACTCTCTTATGTATCATGTTCAGGACCCAGGGTGCCGATTGCACGCCTGGCAGCAGCCCATGCAGTATTGTTAGAGAAGATATGA